From a region of the Triticum aestivum cultivar Chinese Spring chromosome 7D, IWGSC CS RefSeq v2.1, whole genome shotgun sequence genome:
- the LOC123169125 gene encoding LRR receptor-like serine/threonine-protein kinase RGI5 — MAHRRARFLVAALLVTALVLRPAAALSPDGKALLSLLPTAPSPVLPSWDPSAATPCSWQGVTCSPQSRVVSLSLPNTFLNLSTLPPPLASLSSLQLLNLSTCNISGTIPPSYASLAALRVLDLSSNALYGAIPGELGALSGLQYLFLNSNRFTGAIPRSLANLSALEVLCIQDNLFNGTIPASLGALTALQQLRVGGNPGLSGLIPSSLGALSNLTVFGGAATGLSGPIPEELGNLVNLQTLALYDTGLSGPVPAALGGCVELRNLYLHMNKLSGPIPPELGRLQKITSLLLWGNALSGKIPPELSNCSALVVLDLSGNRLSGQVPGALGRLGALEQLHLSDNQLTGRIPAVLSNCSSLTALQLDKNGLSGEIPAQLGELKALQVLFLWGNALSGSIPPSLGDCTELYALDLSKNRLTGGIPDEVFGLQKLSKLLLLGNALSGPLPPSVADCVSLVRLRLGENLLAGEIPREIGKLQNLVFLDLYSNRFTGHLPAELANITVLELLDVHNNSFTGSIPPQFGALMNLEQLDLSMNNLTGEMPASFGNFSYLNKLILSRNMLSGPLPKSIQNLQKLTMLDLSNNSFSGPIPPEIGALSSLSISLDLSGNRFAGELPEEMSGLTQLQSLDLSSNGLYGSISVLGALTSLTSLNISYNNFSGAIPVTPFFKTLSSNSYTGNPSLCESYDGHICASDMVRRTTLKTVRTVILVCAVLGSITLLLVVVWILFNRSRRLEGEKKASLSAAGGNDFSYPWTFTPFQKLNFCVDNILECLKDENVIGKGCSGVVYRAEMPNGDIIAVKKLWKTTKEEPIDAFAAEIQILGHIRHRNIVKLLGYCSNKSVKLLLYNYVPNGNLQELLGENRSLDWDTRYKIAVGAAQGLSYLHHDCVPAILHRDVKCNNILLDSKYEAYLADFGLAKLMNSPNYHHAMSRIAGSYGYIAPEYGYTANITEKSDVYSYGVVLLEILSGRSAIEPMVSDSLHIVEWAKKKMGSYEPAVNILDPKLRGMPDQLVQEMLQTLGIAIFCVNPAPAERPTMKEVVAFLKEVKSPPEEWAKTSQQPLIKPGSQEA; from the exons ATGGCGCACCGGCGCGCCCGGTTCTTGGTGGCGGCGCTCTTGGTGACCGCGCTGGTGCTCCGGCCGGCCGCGGCGCTGTCCCCGGACGGCAAGGCGCTGCTGTCTTTGCTcccgacggcgccgtcgccggtgcTGCCGTCCTGGGACCCGTCGGCCGCGACGCCGTGCTCGTGGCAGGGGGTCACCTGCTCGCCGCAGAGCCGGGTGGTGTCGCTCTCTCTGCCCAAcaccttcctcaacctctccaccctcccgccgccgctcgcctcgctcTCCTCGCTCCAGCTGCTCAACCTCTCCACCTGCAACATCTCCGGGACCATCCCGCCGTCCTACGCGTCCCTCGCGGCCCTCCGCGTGCTGGACCTCTCGTCGAACGCGCTCTACGGCGCCATACCCGGCGAGCTCGGCGCGCTGTCGGGGCTCCAGTACCTGTTCCTCAACTCCAACCGCTTCACGGGTGCCATCCCGCGCTCCCTCGCCAACCTCTCCGCGCTCGAGGTGCTCTGCATCCAGGACAACCTCTTCAACGGCACCATCCCGGCGTCCTTGGGCGCGCTCACCGCGCTCCAGCAGCTCCGCGTTGGGGGCAACCCGGGGCTGTCGGGCCTTATTCCGTCCTCCCTCGGCGCGCTCTCCAACCTCACCGTCTTCGGCGGCGCGGCCACCGGGCTATCTGGCCCCATCCCGGAGGAGCTCGGCAACCTCGTCAACCTCCAAACGCTGGCATTGTACGACACCGGCTTGTCCGGCCCCGTGCCGGCGGCGCTCGGCGGGTGCGTCGAGCTGCGCAACCTCTACCTCCACATGAACAAGCTCTCCGGGCCGATACCGCCCGAGCTCGGAAGGCTGCAGAAGATCACCAGCCTGCTGCTCTGGGGCAATGCCCTGTCCGGGAAGATCCCGCCGGAGCTCTCCAACTGCTCGGCATTGGTGGTGCTCGACCTGTCGGGCAACCGGCTCTCAGGCCAGGTGCCCGGGGCGCTCGGGCGTCTCGGCGCGCTCGAGCAGCTGCACCTATCGGACAACCAGCTCACGGGGCGCATACCGGCGGTGCTGAGCAACTGCAGCAGCCTCACCGCCCTGCAGCTCGACAAGAACGGCCTCTCCGGGGAGATACCGGCGCAGCTCGGGGAGCTCAAGGCGCTGCAGGTGTTGTTCCTCTGGGGCAATGCGCTGTCCGGCTCGATACCGCCGTCGCTGGGCGACTGCACCGAGCTGTACGCGCTGGACCTGTCCAAGAACCGGCTCACCGGCGGCATCCCCGACGAGGTCTTCGGACTCCAGAAGCTCAGCAAGCTGCTCCTGCTCGGCAACGCGCTGTCGGGGCCGCTCCCTCCAAGCGTGGCCGACTGCGTGTCACTGGTCCGGCTCCGGCTCGGCGAGAACCTGCTCGCCGGCGAGATTCCCAGGGAGATCGGCAAGCTGCAGAACCTGGTGTTCCTGGACCTGTACTCGAACAGGTTCACCGGGCACCTCCCCGCCGAGCTGGCCAACATCACGGTGCTGGAGCTGCTCGACGTGCACAACAACAGCTTcacggggtccatccctccgcagTTCGGGGCGCTCATGAACCTGGAGCAGCTTGACCTCAGCATGAACAACCTCACGGGCGAGATGCCGGCGAGCTTCGGCAACTTCAGCTACCTCAACAAGCTCATCCTCAGCAGGAACATGCTCTCTGGGCCACTGCCCAAGTCGATTCAGAACCTGCAGAAGCTGACCATGCTGGACCTGAGCAACAACAGCTTCTCCGGCCCGATACCGCCGGAGATCGGCGCGCTGTCAAGCCTCAGCATCAGCCTGGACCTGAGCGGGAACAGGTTCGCCGGCGAGCTGCCGGAGGAGatgtccggcctgacgcagctgcAGTCGCTCGACCTGTCGAGCAATGGCCTGTACGGCAGCATCTCGGTGCTCGGGGCGCTCACCAGCCTGACGTCCCTcaacatctcatacaacaacttctCCGGCGCCATCCCGGTGACGCCGTTCTTCAAGACGCTGTCGTCAAACTCCTACACCGGCAATCCCAGCCTGTGTGAGTCCTATGACGGGCACATTTGTGCGTCAGACATGGTTCGTCGGACCACTCTGAAGACCGTCAGGACCGTGATCCTTGTCTGCGCCGTTTTAGGCTCGATCACTCTGCTGCTTGTCGTGGTCTGGATACTGTTCAACAGAAGCAGGAGGCTCGAGGGTGAGAAGAAGGCGAGCCTGTCGGCCGCCGGCGGCAACGACTTCTCGTACCCGTGGACGTTCACGCCATTCCAGAAGCTCAACTTCTGCGTGGACAACATCTTGGAGTGCCTCAAGGATGAGAATGTGATCGGCAAAGGCTGCTCAGGAGTCGTGTACAGAGCTGAGATGCCCAACGGCGACATCATCGCGGTGAAGAAGCTCTGGAAGACGACCAAGGAGGAGCCGATCGACGCTTTCGCTGCTGAGATTCAGATATTGGGTCACATCAGGCACCGGAACATTGTCAAGCTGCTTGGTTACTGCTCGAACAAGTCTGTCAAGCTCTTGCTCTACAACTACGTCCCCAATGGTAACCTGCAGGAGCTCCTCGGCGAGAACAGGAGCCTGGACTGGGACACACGGTACAAGATCGCCGTCGGCGCGGCGCAGGGGCTGTCCTATCTGCACCATGACTGCGTCCCGGCGATACTCCACCGGGATGTCAAGTGCAACAACATTCTGCTCGACTCCAAGTATGAGGCCTACTTGGCTGACTTTGGGCTGGCCAAGCTAATGAACTCCCCCAACTATCATCATGCCATGTCGCGCATCGCCGGTTCTTACGGATACATTGCTCCAG AGTACGGCTACACCGCGAACATCACCGAGAAGAGCGACGTGTACAGCTACGGCGTGGTGCTCCTGGAGATCCTGAGCGGGCGCAGCGCCATCGAGCCGATGGTCAGCGACAGCCTCCACATCGTGGAGTGGGCCAAGAAGAAGATGGGGAGCTACGAGCCGGCGGTGAACATCCTGGACCCCAAGCTGCGTGGCATGCCGGACCAGCTGGTCCAGGAGATGCTGCAGACGCTGGGCATCGCCATCTTCTGCGTGAACCCTGCGCCGGCGGAGCGGCCGACCATGAAGGAGGTGGTGGCCTTCCTCAAGGAGGTGAAGAGCCCGCCGGAGGAGTGGGCCAAGACGTCGCAGCAGCCGCTCATCAAGCCGGGCAGCCAGGAAGCCTGA